The genomic window GTAGGTAATTTCTGACCTAGTTGATTAGATTATGCCATGACATTATACAACAACGTTATGGAAACATACAAggttgagaaagaaaaaaaatagaatttaaaaatgcaaagtaaaaacaccatgacaatgaacaaaataaagccCCCAAAAAGTGGAAAACTaagaaattgtttcttttttttgagaaaatataattaaactgttgcaaactgcttaccgaccaaaatgacctatggtataaatgcaaaaaagcaaaaaatagttaatggcctgacgtttcgaccctagcccatttctttttttaattaataaactaATGtatcaaagcgaagctagaagGGAAATAGATCAATCTTTCTTCTCATAAAACTAAATGACTATAACTAATACACGATAATACTAAGTCAACGACAACCAACataagaaaaaaatccacaaaaccATACGGGTGTTAATTTTCCTAAAATATTGACTTAAAATGAAACTTTAGTTATTTgcgcaggcctggaattacaagcAGGCCACAAAGTCCATGGCCTACATtgcccttggtcttggcctttgcgCCCCTTCAAAATTCTAGGCCTGTTAGCGGTTGCCTGTTCTACCCCATAGCCTTCTGTGCAGGTTTAGTCCTTCTTGACAACGCTTCGAATTCTCCCCACGATAGTTTCCCCACGGTTCCGAATGACGAATGCCCCAAGAGCGGGATACTCTGGGAAGGTCTCCACACTCATTGGTCTTACAGGCTTCAAGGTGACGATGGCTACGTCACCGGTCTTGAGAGCCTGGGGGTTTAGCTCGAGCGTTGCGCCGGTCACCGGATCCATCTTCTCGTGAATCTCTGTGAACTCGCAAGGGATATGAGCTGTATGGCAGTCCACGTACTGGGTGTATCCAACCCCAATTGCTGACGGATGTTGAGCGATGATCACCTGAAAAGAAATAACAATGTAACAAAAAAGGTAACTGACTGggtatgaaaca from Asterias amurensis chromosome 17, ASM3211899v1 includes these protein-coding regions:
- the LOC139950028 gene encoding elongation factor 1-alpha-like, with protein sequence MAHKAVGPMCCVTHVKEPSALIEKEKGFVPVFLLTVAAVWLIRALYKTSISLRWHRKHHYSPEVIIAQHPSAIGVGYTQYVDCHTAHIPCEFTEIHEKMDPVTGATLELNPQALKTGDVAIVTLKPVRPMSVETFPEYPALGAFVIRNRGETIVGRIRSVVKKD